Proteins encoded by one window of Streptomyces uncialis:
- a CDS encoding MarR family winged helix-turn-helix transcriptional regulator, which translates to MANDKTGEQVRHPGDQGADTRNAADAAGGGGGAAVPDITAAWARELPEVPVASIGIVTPVWQLAKLFGDERRRVLARLGVDAATLDLLSVLRRGGPPYTLTTRELARRSLVTAGAVSQRVARAERDGLVVRDNGRGRPRTVEVTLTPAGHELVEATVGQVLRREAELVAGLGAEQRDLLTDLLGVLLRGVQTDLGDDRITHVGLE; encoded by the coding sequence ATGGCAAACGACAAGACGGGGGAGCAGGTACGGCACCCGGGTGACCAGGGCGCGGATACCAGGAATGCCGCGGATGCCGCAGGCGGAGGAGGCGGCGCCGCTGTGCCGGACATCACCGCTGCCTGGGCACGGGAACTCCCGGAGGTACCGGTCGCCTCCATCGGTATCGTCACCCCGGTCTGGCAGCTCGCCAAACTCTTCGGCGACGAACGCCGCCGGGTCCTCGCCCGCCTCGGGGTCGACGCCGCCACCCTCGACCTGCTCAGCGTGCTGCGCAGGGGTGGTCCGCCCTACACGCTCACCACCCGTGAGCTGGCCCGCCGCTCCCTGGTCACCGCGGGGGCGGTCTCCCAGCGGGTCGCGCGCGCCGAACGCGACGGACTCGTGGTCCGGGACAACGGCCGGGGGCGTCCCCGTACCGTCGAGGTGACCCTGACCCCGGCCGGACACGAACTGGTCGAGGCGACCGTCGGTCAGGTCCTGCGCCGGGAAGCCGAACTCGTCGCCGGTCTCGGCGCCGAACAGCGGGACCTGCTGACGGACCTCCTCGGCGTCCTGCTGCGCGGCGTCCAGACGGATCTGGGGGACGACCGGATCACCCACGTCGGCCTGGAGTGA
- a CDS encoding FecCD family ABC transporter permease, protein MKTRSAPDLPVPPAPVTPPPRAAGLLRLGRTVAVPVDTRAVLVSVALLVLLAVAAVATLTLGRLGIPLRDLPSALFGEPRGMDKLILDRLRGPRLVTGIGAGAAFGVAGALFQSVTRNPLGSPDVIGLSGGAGAGAATVALLAPGFPVSVGALVGAVVAMAVVYLATGTGFGDPGRLVVAGIGVSALTAALTQYVVYAVERDQATVLSSYLNGSLATRDWTDASTIWGLLLVAVPLTLLISRSLTISEMGDELTTALGTDPRRTRTAAVVLSTALAAGAVTVAGPIAFISLTAPQIARRLAPAPGPRIALSALTGATLLVLADLAAQHLPLTDDLPVGIYTMALGGVYLGYLLVREWKKGTL, encoded by the coding sequence ATGAAGACCCGCAGCGCGCCGGATCTCCCGGTGCCGCCCGCGCCCGTGACACCGCCGCCCCGCGCGGCCGGTCTGCTGAGGCTCGGGCGGACGGTCGCCGTACCCGTGGACACCCGGGCGGTGCTGGTGTCGGTGGCGCTGCTGGTGCTGCTCGCGGTGGCCGCCGTCGCCACCCTCACTCTCGGCCGGCTCGGTATCCCGCTGCGGGATCTGCCGTCGGCGCTGTTCGGTGAGCCGCGGGGGATGGACAAGCTGATACTCGACCGGCTGCGCGGGCCGCGGCTGGTCACCGGTATCGGTGCCGGGGCCGCGTTCGGGGTGGCGGGCGCGCTGTTCCAGTCGGTGACCCGAAATCCGCTGGGCAGTCCGGATGTCATCGGGCTGAGCGGGGGCGCGGGGGCGGGGGCGGCGACGGTCGCACTGCTCGCGCCCGGGTTCCCGGTGTCGGTCGGCGCGCTGGTCGGCGCCGTCGTCGCGATGGCGGTGGTGTATCTGGCGACGGGGACGGGCTTCGGTGATCCGGGGCGTCTGGTGGTCGCCGGGATCGGGGTGTCGGCGCTGACGGCGGCGCTGACGCAGTACGTGGTGTACGCGGTGGAGCGGGACCAGGCGACGGTGCTGTCCTCGTATCTGAACGGCTCGCTCGCCACCCGCGACTGGACCGACGCCTCCACCATCTGGGGACTGCTGCTGGTCGCGGTTCCGCTGACCCTGCTGATCTCGCGGAGTCTGACGATCAGCGAGATGGGCGACGAGCTGACCACGGCACTGGGCACGGACCCGCGCCGCACCCGGACCGCCGCGGTGGTGCTGTCGACGGCGCTGGCGGCGGGCGCGGTGACCGTGGCCGGTCCGATCGCGTTCATCTCGCTCACCGCTCCGCAGATCGCGCGCAGACTGGCCCCCGCGCCGGGTCCCCGGATCGCGCTCTCGGCTCTCACGGGTGCGACCCTGCTGGTGCTGGCGGATCTCGCGGCCCAGCATCTGCCGCTCACCGACGATCTGCCCGTCGGCATCTACACGATGGCTCTCGGCGGCGTCTACCTCGGTTACCTGCTCGTCCGCGAATGGAAAAAGGGCACGCTATGA
- a CDS encoding ABC transporter ATP-binding protein, with translation MTTKSAVREGAGSATTGLSARGVTLSYNGDPVVRDVSVDLPTGGLTAIIGPNGSGKSTLLKAFARVLKPDTGTITLGGADVHALRGKQFARQVALLPQNPQTPPGITVRALVQRGRHPHHTLLRQWTPDDDHRIAEALAHTGLTDHADIPAAALSGGQRQRAWIAMTLAQDTQHILLDEPTTYLDIAHQYDLLELCAQLHRQGRTITAVLHDLNQAAHYATQLIVLKDGRIHAEGPPAEILTPGLVSEVFGLTCDIIAHPHLGTPHLIPHPQPRADS, from the coding sequence ATGACCACCAAGTCCGCCGTGCGCGAGGGCGCCGGGTCCGCGACCACCGGGCTGTCGGCCCGCGGGGTGACGCTGTCGTACAACGGCGACCCGGTGGTCCGGGACGTCAGTGTCGATCTGCCGACGGGTGGGCTGACCGCGATCATCGGTCCGAACGGCTCGGGCAAGTCGACGCTGCTGAAGGCGTTCGCGCGGGTCCTCAAGCCCGACACGGGGACGATCACGCTGGGCGGCGCGGACGTCCACGCGCTGCGCGGCAAGCAGTTCGCCCGGCAGGTGGCGCTGCTGCCGCAGAACCCCCAGACCCCGCCGGGGATCACGGTCCGCGCCCTGGTGCAGCGCGGCCGTCATCCGCATCACACGCTGCTGCGGCAGTGGACGCCCGACGACGACCACCGGATCGCCGAGGCGCTGGCGCACACCGGGCTGACGGACCACGCGGACATCCCGGCGGCGGCGCTGTCGGGGGGCCAGCGGCAGCGGGCGTGGATCGCGATGACCCTCGCCCAGGACACCCAGCACATCCTGCTGGACGAGCCGACCACCTATCTGGACATCGCCCATCAGTACGACCTGCTGGAGCTCTGCGCCCAACTGCACCGGCAGGGCCGGACGATCACCGCCGTGCTGCACGACCTCAACCAGGCCGCGCACTACGCGACGCAGCTGATCGTGCTGAAGGACGGCCGGATACACGCCGAGGGTCCGCCGGCGGAGATCCTCACCCCCGGGCTGGTGTCCGAGGTCTTCGGCCTGACCTGCGACATCATCGCCCATCCGCATCTCGGGACCCCGCACCTCATCCCGCACCCGCAGCCCCGCGCCGACAGCTGA
- a CDS encoding GNAT family N-acetyltransferase, translating into MNTHSSWITRVETGEDITAVRAINVAAFETASEADLVDALRDDPAWIDGLSLVAAGADGKPVGHALLTRCHIGVTPALCLAPVAVLPSHQRTGAGTAVTRAALAAAALLGERFVVVLGHPEYYPRFGFGRASEHGIDVTIDVPDEALMALALDPEHPLPSGTVRYAPPFGI; encoded by the coding sequence ATGAATACGCACAGCTCCTGGATCACCCGCGTCGAGACCGGTGAGGACATCACCGCTGTCCGCGCGATCAACGTCGCTGCCTTCGAGACCGCCTCCGAGGCGGATCTCGTGGACGCGCTGCGGGACGATCCCGCGTGGATCGACGGGCTGTCCCTGGTCGCCGCCGGGGCCGACGGGAAGCCCGTCGGCCACGCGCTGCTGACCCGCTGCCATATCGGGGTGACCCCCGCCCTGTGTCTGGCGCCGGTCGCGGTGCTCCCCTCCCACCAGCGCACCGGGGCGGGCACGGCCGTGACCCGTGCCGCGCTCGCGGCGGCGGCCCTCCTCGGGGAGCGGTTCGTCGTCGTCCTCGGGCACCCGGAGTACTACCCGAGGTTCGGCTTCGGCCGGGCGTCGGAGCACGGGATCGATGTCACGATCGATGTCCCCGACGAGGCCCTGATGGCCCTGGCCCTCGACCCGGAGCACCCACTGCCGAGCGGCACCGTGCGCTACGCGCCGCCCTTCGGGATCTAG
- a CDS encoding MerR family transcriptional regulator: MRIGEAAQAAGTTPRALRFYEQRGLIPPPVRSLAGQRVYGPADVARVRVIRDLLGLGLTVEDLRRRAHRLHQLTMNPPPRCDAAAPDGARSAVVSNRLATLDAEIARLTELRERLARQTGGG, translated from the coding sequence ATGCGGATCGGTGAAGCGGCACAGGCGGCGGGGACCACGCCCCGGGCACTGCGGTTCTACGAGCAGCGCGGGCTGATACCCCCGCCCGTCCGCAGTCTCGCGGGACAGCGCGTGTACGGGCCCGCCGATGTCGCACGGGTCCGGGTCATCCGCGATCTGCTGGGCCTCGGGCTCACCGTCGAGGACCTGCGCCGCCGCGCCCACCGGCTCCATCAGCTGACCATGAACCCCCCGCCCCGGTGCGACGCCGCCGCACCCGACGGGGCGCGCTCGGCGGTGGTCAGCAACAGGCTCGCGACCCTCGACGCCGAGATAGCCCGGCTGACCGAGCTGCGTGAACGCCTGGCGCGGCAAACCGGTGGCGGCTGA
- a CDS encoding chitinase C-terminal domain-containing protein: MLSSRKAKPALFAAGAVAIGAMLAGTLTSGVSQAAPQENCRPDGLYSTPGVDVPYCSVYDTEGREKMGADHQRRIIGYFTNWRTGKDGRPAFLANNIPWDKITHINYAFAGIDSANKISIGADTADNPNTGMTWPGVAGAEMDPSLPYKGHFNLLNKFKKQHPDVKTLISVGGWADSRGFYSVATNADGSVNQAGIDTFADSTVAFLKKYGFSGVDIDYEYPTSMKDAGNPDDWTIANARRGGLVKGYAALMKTLREKLDRASAADGKHYMLTVAAPSSGYLLRGMETFQVQKYLDYLNIMSYDLHGTWNEHVGPQAALYDDGKDSELAGANIYGTAQYGGIGYLNTDWSYQYFRGSMPPGRINIGLPYYTRGWKNVQGGTDGLWGKAAATSCPAGSGLTKCGDGAVGVDNVWHDKDTSGKEAPAGFNPMWHAKNLEKGVVGDYMTKFGLPADTQLQGSYVRKYDNTLVAPWLWNAQKKVFISTEDEQSIGAKADYVVNKGLGGTMIWELAGDYDWNAAKGQYEAGSTLTNLMYNKFKAAPGYGAKKSNIALPTEAVNVDVDFGGFKLGDQNYPISPKLKITNNTKSALPGGTEFQFDYGTSAPNNAKDQSGFNATVIRSDHTGNNVGGLKGDFHRVSMKIPAWQSIAPGASMELDFVYYLPVSTPSNWTVKIGAKTYGLAGDLTRGTTVVEPDGSGTTTGGTGGTGGNGGNGGNGGNGGTGGTCTAAPWNATTEYPGGATVSHGGKQWKSKWWTQGNAPGTTGEWGVWQDLGPC, encoded by the coding sequence GTGCTGTCTTCCAGAAAGGCCAAGCCGGCGCTCTTCGCCGCCGGTGCGGTCGCGATCGGCGCGATGCTCGCCGGAACCCTCACTTCCGGCGTCTCCCAGGCCGCGCCGCAGGAGAACTGTCGCCCCGACGGTCTCTACTCCACGCCCGGTGTCGACGTCCCTTACTGCTCGGTCTACGACACCGAGGGCCGCGAGAAGATGGGCGCCGACCACCAGCGCCGCATCATCGGATACTTCACCAACTGGCGTACCGGCAAGGACGGCAGGCCCGCCTTCCTCGCCAACAACATCCCGTGGGACAAGATCACCCACATCAACTACGCCTTCGCCGGGATCGACTCGGCCAACAAGATCTCGATCGGCGCCGACACCGCGGACAACCCCAACACCGGGATGACCTGGCCGGGTGTCGCCGGTGCGGAGATGGACCCGTCGCTGCCTTACAAGGGTCACTTCAACCTGCTGAACAAGTTCAAGAAGCAGCATCCCGATGTGAAGACCCTGATCTCCGTCGGAGGCTGGGCCGACAGCCGTGGCTTCTACTCGGTGGCCACCAACGCCGACGGCTCGGTCAACCAGGCCGGTATCGACACCTTCGCGGACTCCACGGTCGCGTTCCTGAAGAAGTACGGCTTCAGCGGTGTCGACATCGACTACGAGTACCCCACGTCGATGAAGGACGCGGGCAACCCCGACGACTGGACCATCGCCAACGCCCGGCGTGGCGGTCTCGTCAAGGGCTACGCCGCGCTGATGAAGACGCTGCGTGAGAAGCTCGACCGCGCGAGCGCCGCGGACGGCAAGCACTACATGCTGACCGTCGCCGCCCCGTCGTCCGGCTATCTGCTGCGCGGCATGGAGACGTTCCAGGTGCAGAAGTACCTGGACTACCTCAACATCATGTCGTACGACCTGCACGGCACATGGAACGAGCACGTCGGTCCGCAGGCCGCGCTGTACGACGACGGCAAGGACTCCGAGCTCGCGGGCGCCAACATCTACGGCACCGCCCAGTACGGCGGTATCGGGTACCTCAACACCGACTGGTCGTACCAGTACTTCCGCGGTTCGATGCCCCCCGGCCGGATCAACATCGGTCTGCCGTACTACACCCGCGGCTGGAAGAACGTCCAGGGCGGCACCGACGGACTGTGGGGCAAGGCCGCGGCCACGTCCTGCCCGGCCGGTTCCGGTCTCACCAAGTGCGGTGACGGCGCGGTGGGCGTCGACAACGTCTGGCACGACAAGGACACCAGCGGCAAGGAAGCCCCCGCCGGGTTCAACCCGATGTGGCACGCCAAGAACCTCGAAAAGGGTGTCGTCGGCGACTACATGACGAAGTTCGGTCTCCCGGCCGACACCCAGCTCCAGGGCAGCTACGTCCGCAAGTACGACAACACGCTCGTGGCGCCGTGGCTGTGGAACGCCCAGAAGAAGGTCTTCATCTCCACCGAGGACGAGCAGTCCATCGGCGCGAAGGCCGACTACGTGGTCAACAAGGGCCTCGGCGGCACCATGATCTGGGAGCTCGCGGGCGACTACGACTGGAACGCGGCCAAGGGCCAGTACGAGGCCGGCAGCACGCTGACCAACCTCATGTACAACAAGTTCAAGGCCGCCCCCGGTTACGGTGCGAAGAAGTCCAACATCGCGCTGCCCACCGAGGCCGTCAACGTGGACGTGGACTTCGGCGGCTTCAAGCTGGGGGACCAGAACTACCCCATCAGCCCGAAGCTGAAGATCACCAACAACACGAAGAGCGCGCTGCCCGGCGGTACGGAGTTCCAGTTCGACTACGGGACCTCCGCGCCGAACAACGCCAAGGACCAGTCCGGCTTCAACGCCACGGTCATCCGCAGCGACCACACGGGCAACAACGTCGGTGGACTCAAGGGCGACTTCCACCGGGTCTCCATGAAGATCCCGGCCTGGCAGTCGATCGCCCCGGGTGCCTCGATGGAGCTGGACTTCGTGTACTACCTCCCCGTCTCCACCCCGTCCAACTGGACCGTCAAGATCGGCGCCAAGACCTACGGTCTGGCCGGTGACCTCACCCGCGGCACGACGGTCGTCGAGCCCGACGGCTCGGGCACCACGACCGGCGGCACCGGTGGTACGGGCGGCAACGGCGGTAACGGTGGCAATGGCGGCAACGGCGGTACGGGTGGCACCTGCACCGCGGCCCCGTGGAACGCCACCACCGAGTACCCGGGCGGCGCCACCGTGAGCCACGGCGGCAAGCAGTGGAAGTCCAAGTGGTGGACCCAGGGCAACGCGCCCGGCACCACGGGCGAGTGGGGCGTCTGGCAGGACCTCGGTCCCTGCTGA
- a CDS encoding MDR family NADP-dependent oxidoreductase — protein sequence MTAVLPRTTREIRLAATPEGLPGPEHLAVVDTPMPVLRPGHVLVRNRYFLVFPGLRTLMGDEIDGVPLPPLRGGDTLFGPAVGEVVAVPPGSPLRVGDTVSHLLGWRDHALVADAECALLDGTLPDPVARLAPGAAAYGALTRLTGVREGDTVLVTGAAGAVGSLAGQIARVLGAGRVIGSTGSPEKAARLVSELGYDAVVLRGTGSFAERLAGAAPDGIDVLLDTVGGEQLAAALGAARPGARFALVGALSGQLSPERGGGSAPVPLDTFRLVVRGVSVRGYRGADHPEVDAEWTRRFGGWLRSGELSFPHTRIAGLDRAPRALPDLIEGRYFGAVVVEL from the coding sequence ATGACCGCCGTCCTGCCCCGCACCACCCGTGAGATCCGGCTCGCCGCCACCCCCGAGGGGCTGCCCGGACCGGAACACCTCGCCGTCGTCGACACACCGATGCCGGTGCTCCGACCGGGCCATGTGCTGGTCCGCAACCGGTACTTCCTGGTCTTCCCCGGTCTGCGTACCCTGATGGGCGACGAGATCGACGGCGTACCGCTGCCCCCGCTGCGCGGCGGGGACACCCTCTTCGGGCCCGCGGTCGGTGAGGTCGTGGCCGTCCCGCCCGGCAGCCCGCTGCGGGTCGGTGACACCGTCTCGCATCTCCTCGGCTGGCGGGACCACGCCCTGGTGGCGGACGCCGAGTGCGCCCTACTGGACGGGACGCTGCCCGACCCGGTCGCCCGACTGGCACCGGGAGCGGCGGCCTACGGGGCGCTGACCCGGCTCACCGGTGTCCGCGAGGGCGACACCGTGCTCGTCACGGGAGCGGCCGGGGCGGTGGGTTCGCTGGCCGGGCAGATCGCCCGGGTGCTGGGTGCCGGGCGGGTGATCGGCAGCACCGGTTCACCGGAGAAGGCCGCGCGGCTCGTGTCCGAACTGGGTTACGACGCGGTGGTGCTGCGGGGCACCGGCTCCTTCGCGGAGCGGCTCGCCGGGGCGGCGCCCGACGGGATCGACGTCCTGCTGGACACCGTCGGCGGGGAGCAGCTGGCCGCGGCGCTCGGCGCGGCCCGGCCGGGGGCGCGGTTCGCGCTGGTCGGCGCGCTGTCGGGGCAGTTGTCGCCGGAGCGGGGCGGTGGCAGCGCGCCGGTGCCGCTGGACACGTTCCGCCTGGTCGTGCGGGGCGTCTCGGTACGCGGATACCGGGGCGCGGACCATCCCGAGGTGGACGCGGAGTGGACCCGGCGCTTCGGCGGCTGGCTGCGTTCGGGCGAGCTGAGCTTCCCGCACACCCGGATCGCGGGTCTGGACCGCGCGCCCCGGGCACTGCCCGATCTGATCGAAGGGCGGTACTTCGGGGCCGTCGTCGTGGAACTCTAG
- a CDS encoding SDR family NAD(P)-dependent oxidoreductase, translating into MVEAQHMTRGTARTVLVTGGGTGIGRAIAQHFATEGHTVVVTGRRAGPLQSLAEETGARALVCDHSDPGAVERLAAQFPGRLDVLVNNAGGNTDFDGADAADLAGYAAAFRANLDANLVSAALTTRALEDRLGEGGSVIHIGSIAAGQGAGSYGAAKAGLTAWNLSLAGDLGPRGITANVVAPGYVGDTGFFRDRLDADRRTSLIAATALGRAGAPEDIAGAVAFLASPSARHITGQVLHVNGGAYTPG; encoded by the coding sequence ATGGTGGAGGCACAGCATATGACACGCGGTACGGCACGCACCGTCCTGGTCACCGGTGGTGGCACCGGCATCGGCCGGGCGATCGCACAGCACTTCGCCACCGAGGGGCACACCGTCGTGGTCACCGGTCGCCGGGCGGGCCCGCTCCAGTCGCTCGCCGAGGAGACCGGGGCCCGGGCGCTGGTCTGCGACCACAGCGACCCCGGGGCCGTGGAACGGCTGGCGGCCCAGTTCCCCGGGCGGCTCGACGTACTGGTCAACAACGCGGGCGGCAACACCGACTTCGACGGTGCCGACGCGGCGGACCTCGCCGGGTACGCCGCGGCGTTCCGGGCCAATCTGGACGCCAATCTCGTGAGCGCCGCCCTGACCACGAGGGCGCTGGAGGACCGGCTCGGTGAGGGCGGTTCGGTGATCCATATCGGCTCGATCGCCGCCGGTCAGGGCGCCGGTTCGTACGGCGCGGCCAAGGCGGGGCTCACGGCGTGGAACCTCTCGCTGGCCGGGGACCTCGGTCCACGCGGGATCACGGCGAACGTCGTCGCGCCGGGCTACGTCGGTGACACCGGGTTCTTCCGGGACCGGCTCGACGCGGACCGCCGTACTTCCCTGATCGCGGCCACGGCCCTGGGACGGGCGGGCGCCCCGGAGGACATCGCGGGCGCGGTCGCGTTCCTGGCCTCGCCGTCGGCGCGGCACATCACCGGTCAGGTGCTGCATGTGAACGGAGGCGCGTACACCCCCGGCTGA
- a CDS encoding FxLYD domain-containing protein, with the protein MNGYWKRTAAGAALLTGLTVTLTGCSDDGGTPASTVSNAASAVASVGASLASSAADSVSAAAADAQKKLDDITDGVDARDEVTLSGRAADDGGRATVPFTVRNTADSAKSFGVQVNFKDADGNLVDTVVVSVTDVAAGATKDATARGTHQVSGEVTAEVATAVRY; encoded by the coding sequence GTGAACGGGTACTGGAAACGGACCGCCGCCGGGGCGGCCCTGCTGACGGGACTGACCGTCACCCTCACCGGCTGCTCCGACGACGGCGGCACCCCCGCGAGCACGGTGTCGAACGCCGCGTCCGCCGTGGCGTCGGTCGGCGCGTCGCTGGCCTCGTCGGCCGCCGACTCCGTCTCCGCGGCGGCGGCCGACGCGCAGAAGAAGCTCGACGACATCACCGACGGCGTCGACGCCCGGGACGAGGTGACCCTGTCCGGCCGCGCGGCCGACGACGGAGGCCGCGCCACCGTGCCGTTCACCGTCCGCAACACCGCCGACTCCGCCAAGTCGTTCGGCGTGCAGGTCAACTTCAAGGACGCGGACGGCAATCTGGTCGACACGGTCGTCGTCAGCGTCACGGACGTCGCCGCCGGCGCCACCAAGGACGCCACCGCCCGCGGCACGCACCAGGTCTCCGGCGAGGTCACCGCCGAGGTCGCGACCGCGGTCCGCTACTGA